The following nucleotide sequence is from Caldicellulosiruptor saccharolyticus DSM 8903.
GACAAAAGAGGATTTTATAAGAGTCATGACGTATACAATTGAAAAGATAAGAGAGATTGATAAAGAGAGACTTATTATAATTGATGGTGTTAACTATGGCAATGAACCTGTTTTTGAGCTCACAAGTTTGGGGGTAGCACAGTCTTGCAGAGCATACCTTCCGTTTGAGCTGACACATTACAAGGCAGAGTGGGTTGAAGGAAGTGACAAATTTTCTGAGCCTTCATGGCCGCTTGTGCGTGATAATGGTGAGGTTATTGACAGGGAATATTTAAGAAGACATTATGAGAAGTGGACAAAACTATTTGATTATGGAGTTGGAGTTATCTGCGGCGAAGGTGGAGCTTATAAGTACACCTCTCATGAAGTTGTTTTAAGATGGCTGTCTGATGTTCTGGATGTTTTAAAAGAGCTGAATATTGGCATTGCGCTTTGGAATTTGAGAGGACCATTTGGAATAATCGATTCAGGAAGAGAAGATGTGGAGTATGAAGATTTTTACGGTCACAAGCTTGACAGAAAGCTTCTTGAGCTTTTGATGAGATTTTAGCAAGATTTGTTTATGAGGCACTTTGTCATAAAAGTCTTGTCCAGTTTTGTGGTATTGCACAATGGTAAGATTGATGAATTGGTAATATAATTGATGATATAACACCTGTTTTGCTCAAATAGAAGAAAGGAACATCTACTTTGGTGAAACGAAAAATATACATAAGATGGACACTTGTCTTTGTGTGGATGGCAGTGATTTTTTACTTTTCATCCCAAGAAGGAGCTATTTCGCACCAAAAGAGCTTTTCAATTGCACTTTTTATTGAAAGGATAATTGAAGCCTTAGCAGGAAAAGACATTATAACAGCTGCAAACAGAAAAGGTTTTGAGTTTTTAATAAGAAAGATTGCGCATGTTACAGAGTACTTTATCTTATGTATGCTGTTTTATCGAGCTTTTTTTGAGACAAATAAAAGTTCAAAAAAATCTGCCATATTAAGTGGTATTTTTTCGGTCTTTTATGCTGTTTCAGACGAGTTTCATCAGGTATTTGTCTTTGGCAGAGGTCCAAGCCCCGTTGATGTGATGATTGACTCAATAGGAATATTTGGGTATTTAGGGATAAGAAGTATGAAAGATAAATTTAATAAACTATGAAGATGGAATTGTGGTGAAAATTAAATGATAAGGCTTGCAAAAAATTGTCATTTAAGATACATTACGCCTCTGGTTTGTGGGAAATTACTAATCAGGGGCGATTTTTTTATAACTTTTGGCTGGATGATAATTAGATTTGTATCGAATTTGTTTTTTCAAATTGTTGGATATGATTTTAAAAAAACCACATTTCTCATTTTAAACGGTCCTTAAAAATACCAATGATATGATTTAAAAAAGGTACGTGGTGAAGACATATTTACCACCAAATTTATTACAGAACAGAGAATAGAAGGTGCCTACTTTTTTCATAATATCCTCAAGAAGTAATGTAGGAAATTGAAATATATGGGAGGAGACCAGAGATTTTGAAGCTATGAATTTTTCGAATGGTGTCCTCCCGTTCATTCCTTTACCATTATGAGGTCTGAAAAAGTTCCATGTATCTTGCCATTTCTGGGCTCTTTGAATAAATTCATCTTTTGTTTTACATCTTTCAGCATGAATCATTAAAAAATACTCATCATCAGCTCTATGTGAATTTTCAATTATACCCATTAAATGCTTTGCTTTTGGTGGAATAGGATTTAGTTCTACACCCAAAAATGACAGCATCTCATTCCACTGCTTTAACTTTCTTTCGCTTCCTCCACAAAATTCTGCTCCATTGTCTAATCGGATCTTTATTATATTTCTTACATTATGAGTTCTTAACCATAATGCAACTAAGGATATGAACATAAATCCAAAAGCGGATGAAAGTTCGTAAGAATAGGCTGTAAATCTTGTTCTTGTTGCAACATCTATTATGTTCCACTCATAGCAAGGCAAATTGTATCTTTTCATATGTTCATATACCTCCTTGGGAAGACTTTCTTTGTCTAAAAGATGTTTTGTATCAAGCTGAAATTCAGAAAATGGGATAAGAGTTTCATAATCGTATAGACTTCTTTCACCTTTTTTTGTTCTTTTTGTTTTTCGAGCTACAGAGTTTCTTCTAAGAATTGACTTTATTGTGTTTTCACTTATTTTGATACCATATTTTCTGAGAAGATAAAAAGACAAACGTCTATATCTAAAACCAGTTTTTTTAGACTCTTCGACAATAAAATTTTCGAGTTCAGAAGAAAGCTTTTTGGGAGAAGATTTAGGTTTTTTTGATTTATCTTCAAGAGGACCGTAGACAGCTCTTCTTACGGTATG
It contains:
- a CDS encoding IS481-like element ISCsa6 family transposase, giving the protein MNIISYHELRKISPQKARELVRKVFESNNKNVSKTAKILGVSRHTVRRAVYGPLEDKSKKPKSSPKKLSSELENFIVEESKKTGFRYRRLSFYLLRKYGIKISENTIKSILRRNSVARKTKRTKKGERSLYDYETLIPFSEFQLDTKHLLDKESLPKEVYEHMKRYNLPCYEWNIIDVATRTRFTAYSYELSSAFGFMFISLVALWLRTHNVRNIIKIRLDNGAEFCGGSERKLKQWNEMLSFLGVELNPIPPKAKHLMGIIENSHRADDEYFLMIHAERCKTKDEFIQRAQKWQDTWNFFRPHNGKGMNGRTPFEKFIASKSLVSSHIFQFPTLLLEDIMKKVGTFYSLFCNKFGGKYVFTTYLF
- a CDS encoding glycoside hydrolase family 5 protein translates to MNKLPRYKGFNLLGLFVPNMSYGFFEDDFKWMEEWGFNFARIPMNYRNWYVEERPEIKEEVLEIIDKVVVWGQKYGIHICLNIHGAPGYCVNEKTKEGYNLWKDKEPLELFVSYWQTFAKRYKGISSKHLSFNLINEPRQYSKEEMTKEDFIRVMTYTIEKIREIDKERLIIIDGVNYGNEPVFELTSLGVAQSCRAYLPFELTHYKAEWVEGSDKFSEPSWPLVRDNGEVIDREYLRRHYEKWTKLFDYGVGVICGEGGAYKYTSHEVVLRWLSDVLDVLKELNIGIALWNLRGPFGIIDSGREDVEYEDFYGHKLDRKLLELLMRF
- a CDS encoding VanZ family protein; the protein is MKRKIYIRWTLVFVWMAVIFYFSSQEGAISHQKSFSIALFIERIIEALAGKDIITAANRKGFEFLIRKIAHVTEYFILCMLFYRAFFETNKSSKKSAILSGIFSVFYAVSDEFHQVFVFGRGPSPVDVMIDSIGIFGYLGIRSMKDKFNKL